Proteins found in one Hevea brasiliensis isolate MT/VB/25A 57/8 chromosome 18, ASM3005281v1, whole genome shotgun sequence genomic segment:
- the LOC131176035 gene encoding subtilisin-like protease SBT5.6, which yields MKRFCIFFLLLLPLLASCTKKKSYIVYFGEHSGEKTHAEIEETHLSYLNSVKETEEEAIDSLIYSYKHSINGFAALLTPEEASKLSELEEVVTVYETKPGKYSTQTTRSWEFVGLEEGDGHSSKNRSVGERELPLKAGFGKNVIVGVMDSGVWPESKSFSDEGMGPIPKSWKGICQSGVDFNSSHCNKKIIGARYYIEGYLNYYKKLNATEDIMSPRDLDGHGTHTASTVAGRQVHDVAAYGGFASGTASGGAPSAHLAIYKACWAIPNQEKAEGNTCFEEDMLAAIDDAVKDGVHVLSMSIGTTEPIPYAEDGIAIGALHAVKNNIVVSCSAGNLGPAPGTLSNPAPWIITVGASSLDRAFLGPIVLGNGKKIVGQTATPYKLDKMHPLVYAADVAAPGVPKNESNQCLPNSLSPEKVKGKIVLCMRGLGMRVGKGMEVKRAGGAGFVLGNSPQNGNDISVDAHVLPATAVDANDAIEIINYIKSANKPTAIIAKAKTVLNYSPAPSMAAFTSRGPNVLDLNILKPDITAPGLNILAAWSRGSSPTKLWADHRIADYVIESGTSMACPHVSAVAALLRAIYPKWSSAAIRSAIMTTAWMKNNKGQSIIDPSGKIADPFQFGSGHFRPAKAADPGLVYDASYDDYIAYLCNYGYSKVGDYHCPKKATLEPTYNLNYPSVSIPKLNGTVIVKRNVTNVGAAKSVYFFTAKPPKGISIKASPSILYFDKVGQKISFTLTVRARDAHTAKKYYKDDFAFGWYTWTDSYHYVRSPVAVSLA from the exons ATGAAAAgattttgtattttctttcttCTCCTTCTACCTCTTTTAGCCTCATGCACAAAGAAAAAG AGCTACATAGTATACTTTGGAGAGCATAGTGGAGAGAAAACACATGCTGAAATAGAAGAAACTCATCTCTCATATTTGAACTCAGTGAAAGAAACTGAGGAAGAAGCTATAGATTCTCTTATTTACAGCTACAAGCACAGCATCAATGGTTTCGCTGCATTGCTAACCCCAGAAGAAGCCTCCAAACTGTCTG AGTTGGAAGAAGTGGTTACTGTGTATGAAACCAAGCCAGGAAAGTACTCAACGCAAACTACAAGGTCATGGGAATTTGTAGGCTTGGAAGAGGGAGACGGACACTCCTCGAAAAATCGCTCCGTTGGGGAAAGAGAATTACCATTGAAGGCTGGATTTGGCAAAAATGTGATTGTGGGGGTCATGGATAGTG GTGTGTGGCCAGAATCCAAGAGTTTCAGTGATGAAGGCATGGGACCCATTCCAAAATCATGGAAGGGAATCTGCCAAAGTGGGGTTGATTTTAACTCATCCCACTGTAACAA GAAAATTATCGGAGCTAGATACTACATTGAGGGTTACTTAAACTACTACAAAAAACTCAATGCCACCGAGGACATCATGTCACCGCGTGACTTGGACGGCCACGGAACTCACACGGCGTCCACAGTTGCCGGAAGGCAGGTGCATGACGTCGCTGCCTACGGTGGTTTCGCCAGCGGAACAGCCTCGGGCGGGGCACCATCAGCACACCTGGCCATATACAAGGCCTGTTGGGCGATTCCTAATCAAGAAAAAGCAGAAGGCAACACATGTTTCGAAGAAGATATGCTTGCAGCCATAGACGACGCCGTGAAGGATGGAGTCCATGTATTAAGCATGTCCATTGGTACCACCGAGCCAATACCGTACGCGGAAGATGGCATTGCCATTGGTGCTTTACATGCTGTCAAAAACAACATTGTAGTTTCTTGTTCTGCTGGTAACTTAGGTCCTGCTCCGGGTACCTTGTCCAACCCTGCTCCTTGGATTATTACTGTTGGTGCTAGTAGCCTGGATCGTGCGTTTTTGGGGCCTATTGTGCTTGGAAATGGCAAGAAGATTGTC GGGCAAACTGCTACTCCATACAAGCTAGACAAAATGCACCCATTAGTGTATGCAGCAGATGTGGCGGCTCCAGGAGTTCCCAAGAATGAATCAAA CCAATGCCTCCCTAATTCTCTTTCTCCTGAGAAGGTAAAGGGGAAGATAGTGTTGTGCATGAGAGGGCTTGGAATGAGAGTTGGAAAAGGCATGGAGGTGAAAAGGGCTGGTGGTGCTGGTTTTGTCTTAGGAAATAGTCCACAAAATGGCAATGACATATCAGTGGATGCTCATGTTCTTCCAGCAACTGCTGTGGATGCTAACGATGCAATTGAAATTATTAACTACATTAAGTCTGCCAATAAGCCAACGGCTATCATTGCAAAGGCAAAGACTGTGTTAAATTATTCACCCGCACCTTCCATGGCTGCATTCACTAGTAGGGGTCCAAATGTCCTTGATCTTAATATTCTCAAG CCTGACATCACAGCGCCAGGGTTAAATATCTTGGCAGCATGGAGTCGAGGATCTTCGCCTACAAAATTGTGGGCTGATCATAGAATCGCGGATTATGTCATTGAGTCAGGAACTTCTATGGCTTGTCCCCATGTTTCTGCTGTAGCTGCACTTCTTAGAGCCATATATCCTAAATGGAGCAGTGCAGCCATAAGATCTGCCATAATGACCACAGCCTGGATGAAAAATAACAAGGGTCAGTCTATAATCGATCCATCAGGTAAAATTGCAGATCCTTTCCAATTCGGTTCTGGTCACTTCCGACCAGCCAAGGCAGCAGACCCTGGTCTAGTGTATGATGCATCCTATGACGACTACATTGCCTACCTTTGCAACTATGGATATTCAAAAGTGGGCGATTATCATTGCCCAAAAAAAGCAACATTGGAGCCAACATACAATTTGAACTATCCATCGGTTTCAATTCCTAAACTGAATGGCACTGTAATAGTTAAGAGGAATGTGACGAATGTTGGTGCTGCCAAAAGTGTCTACTTCTTCACTGCCAAACCACCTAAGGGAATTTCCATTAAAGCCTCGCCAAGTATTTTGTACTTCGATAAAGTTGGGCAAAAGATAAGCTTCACTTTAACAGTTAGAGCAAGAGATGCTCATACTGCTAAGAAGTATTATAAGGATGACTTTGCCTTTGGCTGGTACACTTGGACTGATAGTTATCATTATGTGAGAAGCCCCGTTGCAGTGTCTCTAGCATAG